In Saccharicrinis fermentans DSM 9555 = JCM 21142, a genomic segment contains:
- a CDS encoding ISNCY family transposase, which translates to MRKRFEQQLKLGSLPIQETIIPTAKRSGALPGLCAALKEIFANPNWNEKVFEILDKAIRSEKKHTGRPGMDLWQIFVLSQVRLCQNISYDNLHDMANHHTLIRQIMGIESSFGYEKQKIGYQCIIDNVGLLTDEIVKELNNVIVAFGHEVFKKKEAAALSLKTDSFVVESNVHFPTDYNLLWDCARKCIDVVNKLQKNHDLHGWRKVYDWRKDLKNKMRALGRASASGGKGKQERIKTAARMYLAKAKALLNKLENSKDSFPHEDIADQVTVIELEHFMSLLVKHINLLERRTIKGEAIPHSEKMFSIFEEYTEWVTKGKMRLNIELGKKAGITTDQFNLIVDYQIMDHESDSEIVPQLTKRLSKQFTIESWSFDKGYWNKNNKTLLLGSVKNLVLPKKGKCNQEEAEQERQTVFKKLRNKHSAIESNINESEHRGLDRCPDRGYHNFKRYVGLAVCAYNLRKIGAELIYRARNSSNTDEQNKLAA; encoded by the coding sequence ATGAGAAAAAGATTCGAACAACAATTGAAACTGGGAAGTCTTCCAATTCAAGAAACGATCATACCGACAGCAAAAAGAAGTGGGGCTCTACCCGGACTATGTGCTGCGTTAAAAGAAATATTTGCCAACCCAAACTGGAACGAGAAGGTCTTTGAGATATTGGACAAGGCGATACGCTCGGAAAAGAAACATACAGGTCGTCCCGGAATGGACCTGTGGCAAATCTTTGTTTTGTCACAAGTGCGTCTTTGTCAAAATATTAGCTATGACAATCTACACGACATGGCCAATCACCATACATTGATACGCCAAATAATGGGCATCGAGAGCAGCTTTGGGTATGAAAAACAAAAGATTGGATATCAGTGTATTATTGACAATGTCGGTCTACTAACGGACGAAATAGTAAAAGAACTCAACAATGTTATTGTGGCATTTGGCCACGAGGTATTTAAAAAAAAAGAGGCGGCAGCATTGTCCTTAAAAACCGATAGTTTTGTTGTAGAAAGCAATGTTCACTTCCCTACTGACTACAACCTGCTATGGGACTGTGCGCGAAAATGCATCGACGTGGTCAACAAGCTTCAGAAAAATCACGATCTGCATGGATGGCGCAAGGTGTATGACTGGCGTAAAGACTTGAAGAACAAAATGCGGGCACTAGGTCGGGCAAGCGCATCGGGCGGAAAAGGGAAACAAGAGAGAATAAAAACCGCAGCGCGAATGTACCTTGCAAAAGCTAAAGCTTTGCTGAACAAATTAGAAAATTCAAAAGACAGCTTTCCACACGAAGATATTGCAGATCAGGTAACAGTGATAGAGCTCGAACATTTCATGTCGCTATTGGTTAAGCATATCAACTTGCTTGAAAGGCGGACTATAAAAGGGGAAGCCATACCCCATAGCGAGAAAATGTTTTCCATATTCGAAGAATATACCGAATGGGTGACCAAAGGTAAAATGCGTCTGAATATCGAACTGGGCAAAAAAGCAGGAATAACCACCGACCAGTTTAATTTAATTGTCGATTACCAGATAATGGATCATGAATCTGATTCAGAGATTGTTCCGCAGTTAACAAAAAGACTATCGAAACAGTTTACAATAGAAAGTTGGAGTTTCGATAAGGGATATTGGAACAAAAACAATAAAACATTATTGTTGGGATCGGTTAAGAACCTTGTGCTTCCCAAGAAAGGCAAATGTAACCAAGAAGAAGCAGAGCAGGAGCGTCAAACCGTTTTCAAGAAGCTGCGCAACAAACATAGCGCCATCGAATCAAACATTAACGAGTCGGAGCACAGGGGACTAGATCGCTGTCCGGATCGCGGATACCACAACTTCAAAAGGTATGTTGGCTTGGCCGTTTGCGCCTACAATCTAAGAAAGATTGGTGCCGAATTAATCTATCGAGCACGGAATAGTTCCAATACAGACGAGCAGAACAAATTGGCAGCCTAG
- a CDS encoding outer membrane beta-barrel family protein — MNNRKRSLFLVYLSVLFIPVYARISSFELVGSVKEANNEKPIPFVTIQVFKDSLTTIPIYSCISDSVGMFQINLEHSGKYQLSFSCVGKQSKIIRADITTDNFTDLGDIKMEDSNAEIGVVNVIGSKPLVEVHPDMMVYNVSDDVMSLSSDLLSITEKVPLINVDPEVGVLLNNCTPLILINGRESKAVNKNPIFYLSSMPASRVSKVEVITLAGSKFNSDANCGVINIVYKKQDNKSLSVGSQLNSITGYVSSLDFGFKHKKIILNASVGYGNGKNFNSNEFLERLNKQDAEFHNLVQSGETKQDFEIVNRYSLETSYDLDSLNLLSFTTSYYHNRMNNNTAQFNEMSNINDDLIYSYNLDEKHKSIWRNYDLSFNYKSISRNKKNVFNLSLLKDNEYINRIQDQVVLEGENYQNIHYLTILDEESDENSLQIDFVRNLYNSNKLNLGSKFVFRDNNSNSSRVWENDADAVEEDITFDNSQRILSLYSEYSFNLPKKYKWHTGLRFETTNIDANFNSSEEFSSSYTNLLPHILISKKTSSGIIISSAYNSKINRPSIQALNPSLYVIDANSIYFGNPKLTSEYLSTISVDYNNNLHLIKHFIQFSYSLSNNTIQNYSYIEDDTYYTTYTNDGKFKEFSLFINLSARFTSWLNSRLNGSLDYVNISTQNESNSGFTGMVYASAYFKLPRAYNINLNGMYRFPRILAQGISYNYYSFRAKATKVFFDDRLNVSFTMEHPFWENRKYSKTIDSDFFHMQTDKYILGRTFSISVMYSFNDNKIKSRKSGKKIVNKDIKGGISAQ; from the coding sequence ATGAATAATAGAAAGAGGAGTTTGTTCCTTGTATATCTGAGTGTACTTTTCATTCCTGTTTATGCAAGAATTAGTTCTTTTGAATTAGTTGGATCAGTAAAGGAAGCTAATAATGAAAAGCCAATACCTTTTGTTACCATCCAAGTATTTAAAGATAGCCTAACTACTATACCAATATACTCATGTATATCTGATAGTGTAGGAATGTTTCAAATAAACCTTGAACATTCTGGAAAATATCAATTATCATTTTCATGTGTTGGTAAACAGAGTAAGATCATTAGAGCGGATATAACAACTGATAATTTCACTGATCTAGGGGACATTAAAATGGAGGATAGCAACGCTGAAATTGGGGTGGTAAATGTTATCGGTTCAAAACCCTTAGTCGAAGTTCATCCAGATATGATGGTATATAATGTTTCTGATGATGTTATGTCTTTAAGTTCAGATTTATTGTCAATTACAGAAAAAGTACCTCTTATAAATGTTGACCCCGAAGTTGGAGTACTGCTAAATAATTGCACACCGTTAATTTTAATAAATGGAAGGGAGTCAAAAGCGGTTAATAAAAATCCAATTTTCTATTTAAGTAGTATGCCTGCTTCTCGAGTTTCAAAAGTTGAAGTAATTACTTTAGCTGGTTCAAAATTTAACTCAGATGCAAATTGTGGGGTTATTAATATAGTATACAAAAAACAGGACAATAAATCACTATCGGTTGGAAGCCAATTGAATAGTATCACGGGATACGTTTCATCACTCGATTTTGGTTTTAAGCACAAAAAAATTATTCTAAATGCTAGTGTAGGCTATGGAAATGGAAAAAATTTTAACTCTAATGAATTTTTAGAAAGACTAAATAAGCAAGATGCTGAATTCCATAACTTAGTCCAAAGTGGTGAAACCAAACAAGATTTTGAGATCGTAAACAGATATTCTTTAGAAACTAGTTACGATCTGGATTCATTAAATTTGTTGTCATTTACAACAAGTTATTACCACAATAGAATGAATAATAATACTGCTCAATTCAATGAAATGAGTAACATAAATGACGACCTAATATATTCCTACAACCTAGATGAAAAGCACAAGAGCATTTGGAGGAACTATGATTTATCATTCAATTACAAAAGTATATCAAGAAATAAGAAAAATGTGTTTAATCTATCTTTATTAAAGGATAATGAATACATAAATCGGATCCAGGATCAAGTTGTTTTGGAAGGGGAAAACTATCAGAATATTCACTATTTAACTATTCTTGATGAGGAGTCAGATGAAAATTCTTTACAAATTGATTTTGTCCGGAATCTTTACAATTCAAATAAGCTTAATCTTGGATCAAAATTTGTTTTTCGTGACAACAATTCTAATAGCAGTAGAGTTTGGGAAAATGATGCAGATGCCGTAGAGGAAGATATTACTTTTGATAATAGCCAACGAATATTATCATTGTACTCAGAATACTCATTTAATCTACCGAAGAAATATAAATGGCATACTGGTTTACGTTTTGAAACAACAAATATTGACGCAAACTTTAACAGTTCTGAAGAATTTTCTTCAAGTTATACCAATCTATTACCGCATATACTAATATCTAAGAAAACTTCCTCGGGTATCATTATAAGTAGCGCATACAACTCAAAGATTAATAGACCAAGTATTCAAGCATTAAATCCTTCTTTATATGTCATTGATGCAAATAGTATCTATTTTGGAAACCCGAAATTAACCTCAGAATATCTAAGCACTATCAGTGTTGATTACAATAATAACTTGCACCTGATAAAACATTTTATTCAATTTTCATATTCTTTATCAAATAACACTATCCAAAACTATTCTTACATAGAAGATGACACATATTACACCACTTATACTAATGATGGTAAATTCAAAGAATTCAGTCTATTTATAAACCTTAGCGCTCGATTTACATCATGGCTTAACTCACGACTAAATGGCAGTCTAGATTACGTCAATATCAGTACACAAAATGAATCTAATTCAGGCTTTACGGGTATGGTATATGCAAGTGCCTATTTCAAACTTCCAAGAGCATACAATATTAACTTAAATGGGATGTATAGGTTTCCTAGAATATTAGCTCAAGGGATTAGTTACAATTATTATTCTTTTAGAGCTAAAGCCACCAAAGTTTTCTTTGATGACAGATTGAACGTTAGTTTTACAATGGAGCACCCATTCTGGGAAAATAGAAAGTATAGTAAGACTATTGATTCAGATTTCTTTCATATGCAAACAGACAAATATATTTTAGGTAGAACATTTTCAATTTCAGTTATGTATTCATTTAATGACAATAAAATAAAAAGTAGAAAGAGTGGAAAGAAAATAGTCAATAAAGATATAAAAGGGGGCATTAGTGCACAGTAA
- a CDS encoding lanthionine synthetase LanC family protein gives MNYNSVRNDVLSYLGTLLDQYDFSIVEDNSLFKGNSSKLLILFELYRLKSNQQNLNNIQIFADDIKENINDYSDLSFGSGVFGVLFVLLSLNREKVIKIDRELKIKHLSLADEYLNNLFKQKNYDLQQGAIGLGIYAIECLNNKIDSRNILIKITDWLIDSCNKKEDGVFWKYYLQNQNGLSICIGQLHGLTSILTFLSIARRYLSLKYVVKIDDLTSRGLKFLMSTRYATKGNYFPIAIDLSNSNRFNDTRSNITYCMSEIGIYFGLKRINEHINIISLNKEIVQIDEFIYNSINLNNYTNPFFCHGFTGALYYFILKHKPDYSLYSLQMIAEIVSRLKQQDISLGNANLLSGSTGIILTLLKF, from the coding sequence ATGAATTACAACTCAGTTAGAAATGATGTTTTATCTTATTTAGGAACATTATTGGATCAGTATGATTTTTCAATTGTAGAAGATAATTCTTTATTCAAAGGAAATTCGTCAAAACTTCTAATATTATTTGAATTATATAGGTTAAAATCTAATCAGCAAAATCTGAATAATATACAGATCTTTGCTGATGATATTAAGGAGAATATAAATGATTACTCTGATTTATCATTTGGCAGTGGTGTATTTGGAGTGCTCTTTGTTTTGCTGTCTTTAAACAGAGAAAAAGTAATAAAGATTGACAGAGAACTAAAAATAAAGCATTTGTCACTTGCTGACGAATACCTTAATAACTTATTCAAACAAAAGAATTATGACTTACAACAAGGGGCAATAGGGCTGGGAATATATGCAATAGAATGTCTAAACAATAAGATTGACTCGAGAAACATATTAATTAAAATTACTGATTGGCTTATAGATAGTTGCAATAAAAAAGAAGATGGTGTATTCTGGAAATACTATTTGCAAAATCAAAATGGCTTAAGCATATGTATTGGACAATTGCATGGATTAACTTCAATTTTAACTTTTTTATCCATTGCCAGAAGGTATCTTAGTTTGAAGTACGTAGTTAAGATCGATGATTTAACTAGTCGAGGTTTAAAGTTTTTAATGTCAACTAGATATGCAACTAAAGGCAATTATTTTCCAATCGCCATTGACCTAAGCAATAGTAATAGATTTAATGATACCCGATCCAATATTACTTATTGTATGAGCGAAATAGGAATATACTTTGGACTTAAACGAATTAATGAACACATCAATATTATCTCATTAAATAAGGAAATTGTCCAGATAGATGAGTTCATATACAATAGTATAAACCTAAACAACTACACAAATCCGTTTTTTTGTCATGGTTTTACTGGGGCTCTTTATTATTTTATTTTAAAACATAAACCTGACTATTCATTATATTCTCTACAAATGATTGCAGAAATAGTTTCTAGATTAAAACAACAAGACATTAGCTTAGGAAATGCAAATTTACTTTCTGGCTCCACAGGAATTATTTTAACTCTACTTAAATTTTAA